In the genome of Leptotrichia sp. HSP-536, the window TTTTTCTATCTGAAATTTTATTAATAATTTCCGCTGTAAGCCCCTTATCAACTTTATATCTATAATGTCCTTCATCTTTTATATCATATACACCACGCTCAATATCCGCAACATACGTTTTTTTTCTATTTTCCATTTTTCCCACACTTTCTATCCTGTATTAATTATAATCCCAAGTTTTTTTTCATTTTAGCATAACCATCTTTTTCAATGCTTTCCACTAATTCCTGTCCACCTGTCTTAACAATTTTTCCATCCATCAGAATATGAACAAAATCAGGCTTCATATATTCAAGAACCTTATCATAGTGTGTAATTATAAGCAAAGCCGTATCCTTAGTCTTCAATTTTTGAACACCTTCAAATACAATCTTTGTTGCGTCAATATCAAGCCCAGAATCAGTTTCATCCAGAATAGCCAACTTCGGCTCTAAAACTGCCATTTGTAAAATTTCATTCTTTTTCTTTTCTCCACCAGAAAATCCAACATTTAAATGTCTATCCGCATATTCAGGATTAATGTGAAGTTTTTCCATTTTTTCCACTAATTCATTATGAAATTGCATTAAATACTGCTTTTCCCCAGTAACAGCCTCTTTTGCCGTTCTCAAAAAATCCTCTACTGTAAGTCCTGGTATTTCCTCAGGATATTGGAATGACAAGAAAATCCCTTTTTTAGCCCTTTCATCCACAGCATCCTCATTAATATTTTCTCCATCCAGAATAATTTCCCCATCAACAAGCTCATGTTTTGGATGTCCCACAAGAATACTCGCAAGCGTAGATTTCCCAGCCCCATTAGGCCCCATAATTACATGAACTTCTCCTTTGTTTATAGTCAAGTTCAGTCCTTTTAAGATTTCCTTCCCCTCTACTTCAGATTTTACGTTTTTTAATTCTAACAAACTCATGTTAATTTTACCTCCAAAATTTTTCTAAATATATCTAAATATTTCACCAAACTTAATCGAATCAAAAATTTGAGTGAAACATATCAATTTTTAATTATTTCATAAACTGATTTTATCATAA includes:
- the sufC gene encoding Fe-S cluster assembly ATPase SufC, which encodes MSLLELKNVKSEVEGKEILKGLNLTINKGEVHVIMGPNGAGKSTLASILVGHPKHELVDGEIILDGENINEDAVDERAKKGIFLSFQYPEEIPGLTVEDFLRTAKEAVTGEKQYLMQFHNELVEKMEKLHINPEYADRHLNVGFSGGEKKKNEILQMAVLEPKLAILDETDSGLDIDATKIVFEGVQKLKTKDTALLIITHYDKVLEYMKPDFVHILMDGKIVKTGGQELVESIEKDGYAKMKKNLGL